One window of Pseudochaenichthys georgianus chromosome 18, fPseGeo1.2, whole genome shotgun sequence genomic DNA carries:
- the syt4 gene encoding synaptotagmin-4, producing MAPMEEGAQLVAVPVGVAVVSVFGLVFTVSAFAWICCQRKNTKSQKTPPYKFVHMLKGVDIYPESLSGKKKFAAAATTSSYDSSKTDVNGNCHTATTLNPTTTGKLASSPNESKPELHLDLEKRDLNGNFTTKPFHHHHQKVRSSPDLELPSPLAGFTQPGVTDHRDIPSPSSTLSSQAPTPAVDKPHGEERDAGLGTLHFSLEYQPEKKAFIVHIKEAHGLTPTDEQSLTSDPYIKLTLLPEKKHRVKTRVLRKTLDPAFDETFSFYGIPLARVSELSLHFMVLSFDRFSRDEVIGETLVPLSGIDLSEGRVLMSREIIKKNVKKSSGRGELLLSLCYQSTTNTLTVVVLKARHLPKTENNGPTDPYVKVNMYQGKKRVCKKKTHVKKCSPNPVFNELFVFDLPSEEGLRDTSVELLLMDSDMGTSRCPNTVLGRVVLGTSVAGTSGEHWREICDHPRRQIAKWHGLSED from the exons ATGGCTCCAATGGAGGAAGGGGCTCAGCTCG TGGCAGTGCCAGTAGGTGTTGCTGTGGTGAGTGTCTTCGGCCTTGTCTTCACTGTGTCAGCCTTTGCATGGATCTGTTGCCAGCGtaaaaacaccaaatcccagaaGACACCTCCctataagtttgtgcacatgcTCAAAGGGGTCGACATCTACCCGGAGAGCCTCAGCGGTAAGAAGAAGTTTGCTGCGGCTGCCACCACCTCGAGTTACGACTCCAGTAAAACTGATGTTAACGGGAACTGCCACACTGCCACCACATTGAATCCGACCACCACCGGTAAACTGGCCTCAAGTCCAAACGAATCCAAACCGGAACTGCATCTGGATCTGGAGAAACGGGATCTGAATGGAAACTTCACCACCAAACCAtttcatcaccaccaccagaaGGTGCGCAGCTCCCCGGACCTGGAGCTGCCCTCTCCCCTTGCTGGATTCACACAACCTGGGGTGACGGACCACCGTGACATCCCCTCACCATCCAGCACCCTCTCCAGCCAGGCACCCACCCCGGCTGTAGACAAGCCCCatggagaggagagggatgctgggcTGGGGACCCTCCACTTCTCCCTGGAATACCAGCcggagaaaaaggccttcatcGTCCATATCAAG GAAGCCCATGGCCTGACCCCGACTGATGAGCAGtccctgacctctgacccttACATCAAGCTGACCCTGCTGCCGGAGAAGAAGCACCGTGTGAAGACCAGGGTCCTGAGGAAGACGCTGGACCCCGCCTTTGACGAGACCTTCAGCTTCTACGGGATCCCGCTGGCCCGAGTGTCGGAGTTGTCCCTCCACTTCATGGTGCTGAGCTTCGACAGGTTCTCCCGTGACGAGGTCATCGGAGAGACCCTCGTACCCTTGTCTGGGATCGACTTATCCGAGGGGCGCGTGCTGATGAGCCGGGAGATCATCAAGAAAAATGTCAAG AAGTCCTCAGGTCGAGGGGAGCTGCTTCTCTCCCTGTGCTACCAGTCCACCACCAACACTCTGACCGTGGTCGTCCTCAAGGCTCGCCACCTGCCCAAGACTGAAAACAATGGACCTACAG ATCCGTACGTCAAGGTGAACATGTACCAGGGCAAGAAGCGCGTGTGTAAGAAGAAGACCCACGTGAAGAAGTGCTCCCCCAATCCGGTCTTCAACGAGCTCTTTGTCTTTGATCTGCCCTCCGAAGAGGGTCTGAGGGACACCAGCGTGGAGCTGCTGCTGATGGACTCAGACATGGGCACCTCCCGCTGCCCCAACACCGTCCTGGGGCGGGTGGTGCTGGGCACATCGGTGGCGGGCACGTCTGGCGAGCACTGGAGGGAGATCTGCGACCACCCGCGCCGCCAGATCGCCAAATGGCACGGTTTGTCGGAGGATTAG